GCTGGCTTTAACTGGACGGAATTTGGGGGACAAAATTCTTTTCCTACCATGAGCAAAACGTCCGATTGGGTGCAATTTGTGCTTTCACAGCCATTATCGGATATACCAGGTACGCGAATGGAGTACAGCTCTGGCTGTTCTCAACTTTTGGCCACCTTGCTACGTTCTGCCTTTGGACAAGCCGTTGCTGAATTTGCCGAGGAGCAATTATTCCAGCCACTCGGTATCGATAACTATCATTGGGAAACCGATCCGCAAGGCACTCACACCGGAGGCTTCGGGCTACATCTCAGACCGCTGGACATGCTCAAATTCGGGCGGCTTTATCTGAACGAAGGAAGCTGGGAAGGACGGCAGATCATCCAGACAGAGACCGTCCGATATTCGACTCGTCCATTTCTTCCAGCCTCCAAACCACAAAAAGCATATTACGGCTGTCACTGGTGGGCTTCTTCCTTTTCGGATAAGAGAGAAACAGGAACCGAAATAGACTATTTTTACGCACTCGGCTTTGGTGGGCAATATATTATTGTGGTCCCGTCCTATGACTTGGTAGTTGTCCTCACGGCTGATACATTTAAAAAGAAGCGGACTCCTGTGGATATTTTCCGGCAGTACCTTGTACCACTCCTACTTCAACAGAATGCATAGGGAATGATATCTAAGCTAAATTTGAAGATATTCTCTTTCAGAATGCCACATTAAAAAGGGGTTGCCTGTTTGTATCAGGCAACCCCTTTTTTTCGCAATATAATCGCTATATTATAATCTATCCATCTACAGATGAACTCCTGACTAGCCCAAGTGAATAGTGAGCTCTTGTTGTCCGCTGGTGGCTGGTGTAATGATTACCCCCTGTTCTCCTGCCAGACTGCTGCCTTCCTCCACTTGAACATCCTTATGGATACCGCGCAGTACTAACGACCACGGTTTAACGGCACCTTCTGCCTTCACCGTAATGACAGAATCCTTACGGCTGGCAGTAACCGTGAGCTCTTCTTCGCCTGATGTATTCACGATAACCGAACGAGCCTGTTGCCCTTCGCCGAGCTCAAACAAATGAAGCGTCACTTGATCTGCATAATCATAATCCGGACGACGATCCTCATGACCGATGGCCAACAATGTGTTTGGCTTCACGAGCACAGGTAAGGTTGTAAAATCATGATGCTCGTTGACCCAACGACCACCAGACACGATTTCATTCGTTAACAAATTCGTCCATTGTCCCTCGGGTACATAATAGGTTACATTGCCTTCTTTATTAAAGATCGGGGCTACCAAAATGGAATCCCCCAGCATGTATTGTAGATCCAGCGTTGCACAGGTAGGGTCCTGCGGGAATTCCAATACCATAGCCCGCATCATCGGCAGTCCCCTCACCGAGGATTCCACAGCAGAAGCATACAGGTGTGGCATCAGTGAGCATTTGAGTTTGGTAAAGCTGCGCACCACGTCGACTGACTCTTCGTCAAACAGCCAAGGAACACGGTATGACACATTTCCGTGTAGACGGCTATGGGAGGATAACAATCCAAACTGTACCCACCGTTTGTATAAGTCCGGCGCAGCCGTTAGTTCAAAGCCGCTAATATCATGGCTCCAAAAGCCAAAGCCACTCAAACCAAGCGATAATCCGCCCCGCAAGGACTCTGCCATCGACTCATACGTGGACGAGCAGTCTCCGCCCCAGTGAACTGGGAACTGTTGTCCCCCGGCTGTGGCAGAACGTGCAAATAATGCGGCTTCATTTTTGCCCAGCTTTTCCTCCAGCACATCAAACACAGCTTTGTTGTACAAATGCGTATAGTAATTGTGCATTTTCATTGGATCAGAGCCATCATAATAAAT
This window of the Paenibacillus polymyxa genome carries:
- a CDS encoding serine hydrolase domain-containing protein, whose protein sequence is MKILELKPLIHVLNKLETRSCLIEQQGNMIMDYYREPQIANELYKINSCTKSVISALVSMAMDQQLVPKPETPILEFFPQLAKDSDPRKRDITIEHLLTMSAGFNWTEFGGQNSFPTMSKTSDWVQFVLSQPLSDIPGTRMEYSSGCSQLLATLLRSAFGQAVAEFAEEQLFQPLGIDNYHWETDPQGTHTGGFGLHLRPLDMLKFGRLYLNEGSWEGRQIIQTETVRYSTRPFLPASKPQKAYYGCHWWASSFSDKRETGTEIDYFYALGFGGQYIIVVPSYDLVVVLTADTFKKKRTPVDIFRQYLVPLLLQQNA